From one Sulfuricurvum sp. IAE1 genomic stretch:
- the mqnE gene encoding aminofutalosine synthase MqnE: protein MELIEKVKRHERLTLEEGTALYDLDLFTLGKLADERRKALHGRRTFFNINRHINPTNICKDVCKFCAYSASRKNPNPYTMSHEEILAITDDIVGRGIREVHIVSAHNPDTGLEWYLDVFRKIKERHPQLHVKALTAAEVHFLAEEYGKSYDEILDLMIQNGVDSMPGGGAEIFDEGVRDYICKGKVNSAQWLEIHRKWHERGMKSNVTMLFGHVETRAHRIDHMLRIRDLQDTTGGFNCFIPLVYQSENNYLNVKEFITAHEILKTYAISRILLDNVPNLKAYWVTSTVNLALVAQEFGANDLDGTIERESINSAAGAKSANGIDLAEFVGLIKNSGFIPLERDSVYNVIKEW from the coding sequence ATGGAACTGATTGAAAAAGTAAAACGGCACGAACGGCTCACTCTCGAAGAAGGGACGGCATTGTATGACCTGGATCTCTTTACACTGGGCAAACTTGCCGACGAGCGGCGTAAAGCGCTCCACGGCCGCCGTACGTTTTTCAACATCAACCGCCACATCAACCCCACGAACATCTGCAAAGACGTTTGCAAATTCTGCGCCTACAGCGCGAGCCGCAAAAATCCTAATCCCTACACGATGAGCCACGAAGAGATCCTCGCTATCACCGACGATATCGTAGGGCGCGGGATCCGCGAAGTCCACATCGTATCGGCGCATAATCCCGATACGGGGCTGGAATGGTATCTGGACGTTTTCCGCAAGATCAAGGAGCGCCATCCGCAGCTCCACGTCAAAGCCCTGACGGCCGCGGAAGTCCATTTTCTTGCGGAAGAGTACGGCAAAAGCTACGATGAGATTCTGGACCTGATGATCCAAAACGGAGTCGATTCGATGCCCGGAGGCGGAGCCGAAATTTTCGATGAAGGGGTACGCGATTACATTTGCAAAGGGAAAGTCAATTCCGCGCAATGGCTTGAGATCCACCGCAAATGGCATGAACGAGGGATGAAAAGCAACGTCACCATGCTCTTCGGACACGTCGAAACACGCGCCCACCGGATCGACCACATGCTCCGGATCCGCGATCTTCAGGATACGACGGGAGGATTCAACTGTTTTATCCCGCTGGTCTATCAGAGCGAGAACAATTATCTCAACGTCAAAGAGTTCATTACGGCGCATGAGATTCTCAAAACGTACGCAATCAGCCGTATTCTTCTTGACAACGTCCCGAATCTCAAAGCCTATTGGGTCACCTCGACGGTGAATCTCGCCCTCGTCGCGCAGGAGTTCGGGGCCAACGATCTTGACGGTACGATCGAGCGTGAATCGATCAATTCCGCCGCGGGTGCCAAAAGTGCCAACGGCATCGATCTAGCAGAGTTCGTCGGGCTGATCAAAAACAGCGGCTTCATTCCGCTTGAGCGCGACAGCGTCTATAACGTGATCAAAGAATGGTGA
- a CDS encoding ATP-binding protein gives MFTLFKRRLYAYIAIYILIMGVVTLVLVSRHQTLTGNYISANVREFDQRIESYQTMQQKMIDNYQQLFLNSPQIGSIMERSVAADSVEQAALRRQLLELSAKPFKTLSEYDVRLMFFHLPGAISFLRVHEPHKFGDPLAKSRPLIVHAQETKKKISAFETGKLFDGFRTVYPLFNDRKFVGTVEIAYPFSALKAQAIHQKRGAYTFLIKRDIQETKAKQSDLKRHYVSSLFGEEYLEDRTDTLLIGAEGFEKGEIEALIRSNGELIRKALAREVLQGIKLYHQGEYSLLILKPIYEFNGKHAAYMVELTGNHPFFEDRIREFVLMWLGIAVLSALLMWYVFRYHRSTVFLEQYRDAIEKTMIVSRTDPRGIITYVNDRFAEVSGYRESELMNRSHNIIRHPDTPSALFKELWTTIKAGKIWKGEIKNRTKAGDAYYVKSTIYPLVDENGQIVEYIGLREDVTELVEAAKKLEDEKRRFDTIFQHQKSIVVFTGKEGGIEMVNRRFFDYFDFPDLNDFLTRHQCVCEMFLERKGYISAPSFGEFFERLVKSSEEFRKVLVRDKRGEERILAVEFAPISLTEKEYIIFSYHDITELDETLQREEQLRFQAQRSEAAKMEFLANMSHEIRTPLNGIMGFAKLLENAPLAEEQHRQARIISEQSKTLLGIINDILDLSKIESGHLELEKVLINPFVEFEMAFSLFAPVAQEKGIDYSVALDSRISECIGLDSLRIKQVMGNLISNALKFTPSGGSIRVEIERIGKGESPDRLRFSVTDTGIGIAPEKVASIFSPFIQEDSSTTRQFGGTGLGLSISSKLVSLFGGELKVQSEKGKGSRFWFEIDVMECDRGSVLALNLENTKIGVMDSDSPSHPHVISQLESFGIDYTRCDRKVLEAVARMDRRCDVLIAFDEEIVHSVLRDLPQQVGRIVLIGTAKGTYPETVHVISDYESCPSKLYNTLLSAGVEGISRGAAADTLHKQWPNKRVLVAEDYDVNRMLIEALLKLHGIAPDFVDNGKDAVEKVGAVSYDLVLMDVNMPEMDGMEATRLIRRLNRDVPIVALTANALGGDRERFLEAGMNEHLTKPIDADDLASALERFLGEGDSGTPRLAPAEPKENIYAGALEFLKLPKEIVVKLFDAFCSSVPGRLDSLEQAAARNDLKEIEAQAHAIKGAAANLHLGTMRDLASQLEKSAHDDTPLEYAMIIGQMRADFERVCNLHAEEQTKKGV, from the coding sequence ATGTTCACTCTGTTCAAGCGTCGATTATATGCTTACATTGCGATTTACATCCTGATTATGGGGGTGGTGACGCTTGTACTTGTGAGCCGTCATCAGACGTTGACGGGCAATTACATCAGCGCCAATGTCCGGGAATTCGACCAGCGGATCGAAAGTTACCAAACGATGCAGCAGAAGATGATCGATAATTATCAACAGCTGTTTCTCAACTCTCCGCAAATCGGTAGCATCATGGAACGGTCGGTGGCGGCAGATTCTGTGGAACAGGCGGCTTTACGGCGTCAATTATTGGAACTCTCCGCCAAACCCTTTAAGACCCTTTCTGAATACGACGTTCGGCTGATGTTTTTCCACCTTCCCGGGGCTATCTCTTTTTTACGGGTGCACGAGCCGCATAAATTCGGAGACCCCCTGGCAAAAAGTCGCCCCCTGATCGTTCATGCGCAAGAGACAAAGAAAAAAATTTCCGCTTTTGAAACGGGCAAGCTTTTCGACGGCTTCCGCACCGTTTACCCCCTTTTCAATGATCGAAAGTTTGTCGGAACGGTTGAAATAGCCTATCCGTTTTCGGCCCTCAAAGCACAGGCCATTCATCAAAAACGGGGCGCGTATACGTTTTTGATCAAGAGGGACATCCAGGAAACGAAAGCAAAACAAAGCGATCTGAAGCGCCATTACGTTTCTTCCCTTTTTGGCGAAGAGTATCTCGAAGACCGTACAGATACTTTATTGATAGGCGCCGAAGGGTTTGAGAAAGGGGAGATCGAAGCGCTGATTCGTTCCAATGGGGAACTCATACGCAAAGCGCTGGCACGGGAGGTGTTGCAGGGGATCAAACTGTATCATCAGGGAGAATATTCGCTCCTGATCCTCAAACCGATCTACGAATTCAACGGAAAACATGCCGCGTATATGGTTGAACTCACCGGGAATCATCCGTTTTTCGAAGACCGTATCCGCGAGTTCGTTTTGATGTGGCTTGGAATCGCCGTATTGTCGGCCCTGTTGATGTGGTATGTATTTCGATATCACCGTTCCACCGTTTTTCTCGAGCAGTATCGCGACGCGATTGAAAAAACGATGATCGTTTCGCGCACCGATCCCAGGGGGATCATTACGTACGTCAACGACCGCTTCGCCGAGGTGAGCGGATACCGTGAAAGCGAGCTGATGAACCGCTCCCATAACATCATCCGCCATCCCGATACCCCTTCGGCGTTGTTCAAAGAGCTCTGGACAACGATCAAAGCGGGAAAAATCTGGAAAGGGGAGATCAAAAACCGGACCAAAGCGGGGGATGCCTATTACGTCAAAAGTACCATCTACCCCCTTGTCGACGAAAACGGCCAGATTGTCGAATACATCGGCTTGCGCGAAGATGTTACCGAACTGGTCGAAGCGGCCAAAAAACTCGAAGATGAAAAACGGCGTTTCGACACTATTTTCCAGCACCAGAAAAGCATCGTCGTTTTTACCGGGAAAGAGGGGGGAATCGAAATGGTCAACCGCCGCTTTTTCGACTATTTCGATTTTCCCGATCTGAACGATTTCCTGACGCGGCACCAATGCGTCTGTGAAATGTTCCTGGAACGCAAAGGGTACATATCGGCTCCTTCGTTCGGAGAATTCTTCGAACGTCTTGTCAAGAGTTCCGAAGAGTTTCGAAAAGTGCTGGTGCGGGACAAACGCGGGGAAGAACGGATTCTCGCGGTTGAATTCGCACCGATTTCCCTGACGGAAAAGGAATACATCATTTTTTCCTATCACGACATTACCGAACTCGACGAGACGCTTCAGCGCGAAGAACAGCTCCGCTTCCAGGCCCAGCGCAGCGAAGCGGCCAAGATGGAGTTCCTGGCCAACATGAGCCATGAGATCCGGACTCCGCTCAACGGAATCATGGGGTTTGCAAAATTGCTCGAAAACGCCCCTCTTGCCGAAGAACAACACCGTCAGGCCAGAATCATCTCTGAACAGAGCAAAACCCTTCTGGGGATCATCAACGATATTCTGGACCTTTCCAAGATCGAAAGCGGGCATCTCGAGCTTGAAAAAGTACTGATCAACCCGTTCGTCGAATTCGAGATGGCTTTTTCCCTGTTCGCCCCCGTGGCACAGGAAAAAGGGATCGATTACAGCGTTGCGCTCGATAGCCGTATCAGCGAATGCATCGGCCTAGACAGCCTTCGGATTAAACAGGTGATGGGCAATCTGATTTCCAATGCGCTGAAGTTTACCCCTTCGGGAGGAAGCATCAGGGTCGAAATCGAACGGATCGGCAAAGGCGAAAGTCCCGATCGCCTCCGTTTCAGCGTTACCGATACGGGAATCGGAATCGCGCCCGAAAAAGTGGCCAGTATCTTTTCGCCGTTCATTCAAGAAGACAGTTCTACCACCCGGCAGTTCGGCGGAACCGGGCTTGGCCTCAGTATCAGTTCGAAACTCGTTTCCCTTTTCGGCGGGGAGTTGAAAGTCCAAAGCGAAAAAGGGAAAGGAAGCCGTTTCTGGTTCGAAATCGACGTGATGGAATGTGACCGAGGATCGGTACTGGCGCTGAACCTTGAAAACACGAAAATCGGGGTGATGGATTCCGATTCGCCGAGCCATCCCCACGTGATCAGCCAGCTCGAGTCGTTCGGAATCGACTATACCCGATGCGACCGCAAAGTCTTGGAAGCGGTGGCCCGGATGGATCGCCGATGCGATGTGCTGATAGCGTTTGACGAAGAGATCGTGCATAGCGTACTGCGCGATTTACCGCAGCAGGTCGGCCGGATCGTGCTGATCGGAACGGCTAAGGGCACTTATCCCGAAACCGTCCACGTCATCTCCGATTACGAGAGCTGCCCTTCAAAGCTCTACAATACGCTCCTCTCCGCCGGCGTAGAAGGGATCTCCCGCGGTGCCGCCGCCGACACCCTCCACAAACAGTGGCCGAATAAACGGGTTTTGGTAGCCGAAGACTACGATGTCAACCGGATGCTGATCGAGGCGTTGCTTAAACTTCACGGGATCGCCCCCGATTTCGTCGACAACGGCAAAGATGCGGTCGAGAAAGTCGGCGCCGTTTCGTACGATCTGGTGCTCATGGACGTCAACATGCCCGAAATGGACGGGATGGAAGCGACCCGTCTCATCCGTCGGCTAAATCGCGACGTTCCCATCGTTGCACTCACCGCCAACGCTCTGGGCGGCGACCGTGAACGCTTCTTGGAAGCGGGGATGAACGAACATCTGACCAAGCCGATCGACGCGGACGACCTCGCGTCGGCGCTTGAACGGTTTTTGGGAGAGGGTGACTCGGGTACGCCCCGGCTTGCCCCGGCGGAGCCGAAAGAGAACATTTATGCCGGTGCGCTGGAGTTTCTCAAACTCCCCAAAGAGATCGTTGTAAAACTTTTCGATGCGTTTTGTTCCAGTGTGCCGGGAAGACTCGATTCGCTGGAACAAGCGGCCGCGCGCAACGATCTCAAAGAGATTGAAGCACAGGCCCACGCGATCAAAGGGGCGGCTGCGAATCTCCATCTTGGGACCATGCGCGACCTTGCGTCACAGCTCGAAAAAAGCGCGCACGATGACACCCCCCTTGAATACGCTATGATTATCGGACAAATGCGTGCCGATTTCGAGAGGGTGTGCAACCTTCACGCGGAGGAACAAACCAAAAAGGGCGTATAA
- a CDS encoding aminodeoxychorismate/anthranilate synthase component II yields MILMIDNYDSFTYNIVQYCLELGADLKIIRNDEFSVEEIEALKPEKIIISPGPATPDDAGVTLDVIRHFADKVPILGICLGHQSIAQAFGGEVVRAERMMHGKTSKVVREGETPIFNKLPEMFTATRYHSLIVKKETLPETIVPTAYSEDDHEIMALQIKDKPIYGVQFHPESIMSEYGHEIIDNFLKL; encoded by the coding sequence ATGATTTTAATGATTGATAATTACGACAGCTTTACCTACAACATCGTCCAGTACTGTCTGGAACTGGGTGCGGATCTGAAAATCATCCGCAACGACGAATTCAGCGTCGAGGAGATCGAAGCGCTTAAACCGGAGAAAATCATCATTTCTCCCGGCCCCGCTACACCCGACGATGCGGGGGTGACGCTCGACGTGATCCGCCATTTCGCCGATAAGGTTCCCATCCTCGGTATCTGCCTTGGGCACCAGAGCATTGCCCAGGCGTTCGGGGGAGAGGTCGTTCGTGCCGAGCGGATGATGCACGGCAAAACGTCCAAGGTGGTGCGGGAAGGGGAGACCCCTATTTTCAACAAACTACCCGAAATGTTCACCGCAACCCGCTACCACTCGCTGATCGTCAAAAAAGAGACGCTTCCCGAAACGATCGTTCCGACGGCGTACAGCGAAGACGACCATGAAATCATGGCGTTGCAGATCAAAGACAAACCCATTTACGGAGTCCAGTTCCATCCCGAATCGATCATGAGCGAATACGGGCACGAGATCATCGACAACTTTTTGAAACTATGA
- a CDS encoding glycosyltransferase family 39 protein: MKTKALFAVLIGVDLILLLAQIPGLSIGYHEAKIVYGAPSPLQYWLHLSFALAGYNDWALRLPMIALHLMSVVLLYQIARYYVNRDSDRLWIVLIYVLLPGVISSALIVDNAGLVIVTLFMFGYLYLRYGLYALAMLPLLVWIDPAFAYLFVAIALFGIYRRDVRWSLSGIVALGISLYLYGTGIGGTPESRFLDMLGVYSAIFSPIVFIYLFYVLYRRLIAKERDLIWMIAMSAFVISLLLSFRQKVDVQSFAPFLLLALPMAAQTFFKTYRVRLREFRGRYRLLFYTAFSLLVLNALVVFFNQWAYPMLDKPSRHFAYPMHVAKELAASLKHRGITCIETSDEKLQLRLRFYGITQCDTYRLTESSQSESDKVTISYKNTPVFVGYVTKVNKN, encoded by the coding sequence ATGAAAACCAAAGCCCTTTTTGCCGTGCTGATCGGGGTCGACCTGATCTTGCTCCTGGCGCAGATACCGGGGCTTTCGATCGGCTATCACGAAGCCAAAATCGTCTACGGGGCTCCTTCTCCTTTGCAGTATTGGCTGCATCTTTCTTTTGCACTTGCGGGTTACAACGACTGGGCGTTACGGCTCCCCATGATCGCACTGCATCTCATGTCGGTCGTATTGCTCTACCAGATAGCCCGATACTACGTCAACCGCGACTCCGACCGGTTATGGATCGTTTTGATCTACGTGTTGCTGCCGGGGGTGATCAGCTCCGCACTCATCGTTGACAATGCGGGATTGGTGATCGTGACGCTTTTCATGTTCGGGTATCTGTACCTTCGGTACGGTTTGTACGCATTGGCCATGTTACCGCTGTTGGTGTGGATCGACCCCGCATTCGCTTATTTGTTTGTTGCGATCGCGCTTTTCGGTATCTATCGTCGGGATGTGCGCTGGAGTCTGTCGGGAATCGTCGCTTTGGGCATTTCACTCTACTTGTACGGGACGGGGATCGGCGGAACGCCCGAAAGCCGTTTCCTGGACATGCTGGGGGTCTATTCAGCCATTTTTTCACCCATCGTCTTTATCTACCTCTTTTACGTTCTCTATCGGCGTTTGATCGCCAAAGAGCGGGATCTGATCTGGATGATCGCCATGAGCGCGTTTGTAATATCGCTTCTCCTCTCCTTCCGCCAAAAAGTAGACGTGCAGAGTTTCGCCCCGTTCCTGTTACTGGCGCTTCCGATGGCGGCACAGACGTTTTTCAAGACCTACCGTGTCCGGCTGCGTGAATTTCGCGGACGCTACCGCCTTTTGTTTTATACCGCTTTTTCGTTGCTGGTTCTCAATGCCCTCGTCGTTTTTTTCAATCAGTGGGCATACCCGATGCTCGACAAACCGAGCCGCCATTTCGCCTATCCCATGCACGTGGCCAAAGAACTCGCCGCAAGCCTGAAACACCGCGGCATTACGTGCATTGAGACAAGTGACGAGAAGTTACAGCTGCGTCTGCGTTTTTACGGAATAACTCAGTGCGATACGTATCGTCTGACGGAGAGTTCGCAAAGCGAATCGGATAAAGTTACGATAAGTTACAAAAATACGCCAGTGTTTGTTGGATATGTTACTAAAGTAAACAAAAATTAG
- a CDS encoding ATP citrate lyase citrate-binding domain-containing protein has translation MAQRAIREYDGKAIFSKHWEKYFSGFHYGFKSVMVTSGDELRAKAQEHGFEWLKQEPLVAKPDMLFGKRGKNNLVLFKTAKPGDVTLDDAAKWIDEKMSHDVTLLSGQHGRLTHFIVEPFTPHTQEQEYYISATTVGEDDVLYMSAEGGMEVEENWDKVVEVKIPITMCDADMEHAVRANIPSDIPANNKEAFASFAIQFFKFYRDLNFAYLEINPIVMLANNEMAILDLVARLDDTAGFMMGDAWCDAEYPTAFGMEDQSPEEKAIAEADSKSGASLKLTVLNPMGRIWTMVAGGGASVVYADTIADLSGNVADLANYGEYSGGPTTGETKFYADTVLDLMTRHKDPKGRDKILIIGGAIANFTDVAKTFTGIIQSFETYADRMKEHNTRIYVRRGGPNYEKGLKDIKEAADRLGLYIEVYGPETHVTDIVRMALEK, from the coding sequence ATGGCTCAAAGAGCGATTCGTGAATACGACGGTAAAGCAATTTTCTCTAAACATTGGGAGAAATACTTCAGCGGTTTTCACTACGGTTTTAAATCGGTAATGGTAACCAGCGGTGATGAACTGCGTGCAAAAGCACAGGAACACGGTTTTGAATGGCTCAAGCAAGAGCCGCTTGTCGCGAAACCCGATATGCTGTTCGGTAAACGCGGTAAAAATAACCTGGTTCTTTTCAAAACTGCCAAACCGGGCGACGTTACTCTCGACGATGCCGCGAAGTGGATCGATGAGAAAATGTCTCACGACGTTACGTTGCTTTCGGGACAGCATGGCCGTCTGACCCATTTTATCGTAGAGCCGTTCACTCCGCACACTCAGGAACAGGAATATTACATCTCCGCTACCACGGTCGGTGAAGACGATGTTCTGTACATGTCTGCAGAAGGCGGTATGGAGGTCGAAGAGAACTGGGATAAAGTAGTGGAGGTAAAAATCCCCATTACCATGTGCGATGCCGATATGGAACATGCCGTTCGTGCGAACATCCCCTCTGATATCCCGGCGAACAACAAAGAAGCGTTCGCTTCGTTCGCGATTCAGTTTTTCAAATTCTATCGCGACCTGAACTTTGCCTACCTCGAAATCAATCCGATCGTTATGCTCGCCAACAACGAAATGGCGATCCTCGATCTGGTTGCCCGTCTGGACGACACTGCGGGATTCATGATGGGCGATGCATGGTGTGATGCCGAATACCCCACTGCGTTCGGAATGGAAGATCAGTCTCCCGAAGAAAAAGCGATTGCCGAGGCAGACTCGAAATCGGGTGCGTCACTGAAACTGACCGTTCTTAACCCGATGGGGCGCATCTGGACGATGGTTGCAGGTGGGGGTGCATCGGTCGTTTACGCCGACACCATCGCCGACCTTTCCGGAAACGTTGCCGATCTGGCCAACTACGGTGAATACTCCGGAGGACCGACAACGGGCGAGACCAAATTCTACGCCGATACGGTCCTTGATCTGATGACCCGTCACAAAGACCCCAAAGGGCGTGACAAAATTCTTATCATCGGCGGGGCGATCGCGAACTTCACCGACGTTGCCAAAACGTTCACGGGGATTATCCAGTCGTTCGAAACGTATGCTGATCGGATGAAAGAACACAACACGCGTATCTACGTTCGCCGCGGCGGACCGAACTACGAAAAAGGTCTCAAAGACATTAAAGAAGCGGCAGACCGCCTCGGACTGTATATCGAAGTATACGGACCGGAAACACACGTAACCGACATCGTGCGCATGGCGCTTGAGAAGTAA